CGTGGTGACCAGGCCGTTCACCACCGTGCTCACGCCGGTCAGGGTGGCGTTCGCGATGCTGCCGACGCTGGCCTGGAGCTTGTCGATGGCGCTGTTCAGGCCGCTGTTGACCTGGTCGTCGCTGATCTTCAGCGGGGGCCCGGAGGCCCAGTCCCGGACCGTCTGGATGCCGTCCACCACGCCCTGCCCGAGCTTGCCGGACTGCGCCGAGACGGGGACCGCGATCAGCACCACGATGCCCGCGATCAGGCCCAGAAACAGCACGGTGACCAGTGACGCGGCGAGCGCGGGCGGCCAGCCCTTGCGGCGCAGGAAGCGCACCGGCGGCCAGGTGAGCGTGGTCAGCAGCAGGGCCACCACCAGCGGCCAGAGGACCGACCAGGCCATCCCGAGCAACCGCAGCAGCACGTAGGTGAGCAGCAGGATCAGCAGGCTCTGGCCGGAGACCCGGGCGGCGTCGCGCAGCGCCGCCCGGGTCTTGGTGGCGCTCAGTGTGGGCATGTTGATCACCTTACGGTGAACCACACCTCCCGGGATGACCCTGGCCGGAGCGTCAGAAGACCTGGAGGCCGTGGGCGCGGAACTGGCCGTGGACGCGGGAGAGGAGCTCCGGGGACGGCGCGGGGGTGCCGGCCAGCGGGAAGCGCAGGCGCAGAGCGTCGTACTTGTGGATGCCGAGGCGGTGGAACGGGAGGACCTCGACCCGTTCGACGGTGGGGACGGCGGCGGCGATCTCGGCGACGGCCGCCACGTCGGCCTCGGCGTCGGTGAGACCGGGGACCAGCACGAAACGGACCCAGATCGGGATGCCGCGGTCGGCGAGCCGGTGGGCGAAGCGGACGGTGGGCTCCATGCGGCCGGTGCCGGTCACCCGGCGGTAGGCCTCCGGGTCGCCGGACTTGATGTCCAGCAGGACCAGATCGGTGGCGGCCAGCAGCTCGTCATCCGCCCGGTCGCCCAGGAAACCGCTGGTGTCGAGGGCCGTGTGCAGCCCTTTCGCCTTGCAGCGGCGCAGGATCTCGCGGACGAAGCCGGGCTGCTCCAGCGGCTCGCCGCCGCTGATCGTGACGCCGCCGCCGGCCACCTTGACGAACCGCTCGTAGCGCGCGATCTCGCTCATCACATCGTCGGCCGTGACCGGTTGCCCGGCGCGGCGGTGCCAGGTGTCCGGGCTGTGGCAGTACTGGCAGCGCAGCGGGCAACCGGCCAGGAACGCGACGAATCGCGTCCCCGGCCCGTCGACGCCCGTCGACACGTCGAACGAGTGCAGGCTGCCGGTGAGCAGCGCGGTCGTCACAGCGCACCGTGGAAGGTCCGGGAGATGACGTCGCGCTGCTGCTCGGCGGTGAGCTTGACGAAGTTCACCGCGTAGCCGGAGACCCGGATGGTGAGCTGCGGGTAGTCCTCCGGGTGCAGCATGGCGTCCTCGAGCGTGGCGCGGTCCAGCACGTTCACGTTCAGGTGGAAGCCGCCGGCGTCGGTGTACCCGTCGAGCACCCCGGCCAGGTTGGCGATCCGCTCGTCGCGGCTGTGGCCCAGGCCGTCCGGCGTGACCGTGGTGGTCAGCGAGATGCCGTCGCGGGCACAGCGGTACGGCAGTTTCGCCACCGAGAGCGCCGCCGCGACCAGGCCGTGCCGGTCCCGCCCGTTCATCGGGTTGGCGCCCGGCGCGAACGGTTCGCCGGCCCGTCGCCCGTCCGGCGTGTTGCCGGTGTGCTTGCCGTACACCACGTTGGACGTGATGGTCAGCACGGACAGGCTGGGCTCGGCCCCGCGGTAGGTCGGCTGCCGGCGGATTTTCGCCATGAACCGCTCCACCAGGTCGACCGCGATCTCGTCGGCCCGGTCGTCGTTGTTGCCGAACGCCGGGAACTCGCCGTCGACGGCGTAGTCGACGACCAGCCCGGTCTCGTCGCGCAGCGCCTTCACCTGCGCGTACTTGATCGCGGAGAGGCTGTCGGCGGCAACCGAGAGGCCGGCGATCCCGGTGGCGAGGAAGCGATGCACCGGGTAGTCGTGCAGGGCCATCTCGATGCGCTCGTACGCGTACTTGTCGTGCATGTAGTGGATGACGTTGAGCGCGTCGACGTAGGTCTCGGCGAGCCAGTCGAGGACGTGATCGAACGTCGCCATCACCTCCTGATATTTCAGGACATCGTGGGTGATGGGGGCGAAGGGCGGGGTGATCTGTGAACCGGACATCTCGTCACGGCCGCCGTTGATGGCGTACAGCAGCGCTTTCGCCAGGTTCGCCCGGGCGCCGAAGAACTGCATGTCCTTGCCGACCCGCATGGCCGAGACACAGCAGGCGATCGCGGTGTCGTCGCTGTACGCGGGGCGGATCAGGTCGTCGTTCTCGTACTGGATCGCGCTGGTGTCCAGGCTGACCTGGGCGCAGAACCGCTTGAACCCCTCGGGCAGCCGCGGCGACCAGAGCACGGTCAGGTTCGGCTCGGGGGCGGGACCCAGGTTGTAGAGGGCGCCCGCTCCTCGGTGAGCACCCCCTCGTCCAGGTCGCGTTGCAGGTAGATGTCGAGGAACGTTGAGGTGCGGCCGAGCGACATGGCCGCGCCGTTCTGCTCCTTGATCGCGGCGAGGTACGCGAAGTAGAGCCACTGGATCGCCTCACGGCCGGTGGCCGCCGGGCCGGAGATGTCGAAGCCGTAGCGGCCGGCCATGAACCGCAGGTCCTCCAGGGCGCGGATCTGCTCGGCCAGCTCCTCCCGGTCGCGGATCACGTCCTCGGCGGAGCGCGTCGCGTCGAGCGCGGTCTTGCGGGCCCGGCGCTCGGCGATCAGGAAGTCGACGCCGTAGAGGGCGACGCGGCGGTAGTCGCCGATGATCCGGCCCCGGCCGTACGCGTCCGGCAGGCCGGTGATGATGTGCGAGCGGCGGGCCGCCAGCACGTCCGCCGGGTAGGCGTCGAACACGCCGTCGTTGTGAGTTTTGCGGTACTGGCTGTAGATGGCGCGGACGGTCGAGTCCAGCGAGTAACCGTAGGCGGCCAAACCGTTCTGCACCATGCGGAGCCCGCCGGCCGGCATGATCGCCCGGCGCAGCGGCGCGCTGGTCTGGAGGCCGACGATCAGCTCGTGGTCGCGGTCGATGTAACCGGGCGCGTGCGACGTGATGGTGGACGGGGTGTGCGCGTCCACGTCGTGGATCCCGCGGGCGCGCTCCTCCGGGAACATGCGGGTCAGCCGCGCCCAGATCCGCGTGGTGCGCGCGGTGGCGCCGGCCAGGAACGCGGCGTCCCCCGTGTAGGGCCGCACGTTGTCGTGCACGAACGCGCTGACGTCGACCGTCTCGCGCCAGGCCGTCCCGTGGAACCCCCGCCAGGCCGTTGTCGTCATGGTGCCTCCTCCGTCTGCTTTCTCAGCGTGCGCCGGGCGCGGTCCCGGGCGACAGGGACCAACGTCCCGACTGATCCGGGACAGGACGGTGACGATCGACAATGGACGGCGTACCGTCGGCGGTCATGAGTGACTTAATCGAGAAACGTCTCTCGGGGCTGCTCGCGGCCGGCGCCACCGCGGTGGTCGTGGTGGCCGGCCTGGCCGCCCCGGCGTACGCGGGCGGGGGAGCTGCCAGTCCAGGATCGGCCGGTCTCGGTGACCGGCTGTACCCGCTGCTCGGTAACGGTGGGTATGACGTGCAGGACTACAACCTGAAGATCCGTTATCCGCAGAAGGACCCCAAGCAGCAGATCACCGGTGACGTGACGATCACCGCGGTGGCCACCCAGAACCTGTCCCGGTTCGACCTCGACTTCGGCGGCGACGGGGTCGGCAAGGTGTCGGTCAACGGCAAGCCGGCGAGGTTCAGCCGCGACGGCGACGAGCTGATCGTCACGCCGGCGCACCATCTGGCCAAGGGCAAGCGGTTCTGGGTCACGGTCAGTGGCTTCACCGCGACCCCGATCCCGGCCAACGCCGACTCGCCGGCCGGGTTCGTCACCACCCCGGACGGCACCATCATGGCGGGGCAGCCGGACCAGTCGCACCAGCTGTTCCCGAGCAACGACCACCCGCGGGACATGGCGACGTACACCATCTCGATGACCCGGCCGTCCGGCTGGGCCGCGGTCGCCAACGGCGTGCACGTGGGTGACCGGACCAGCGGGACCACGGTCACCTCGGTGTACCGGGAGACCAAGCCGATGGCCAGCGAGCTGATCCAGCTCGCGGTCGGCGCGTTCACGGTGCACGAGCGCCCGGCGGTGGGCGGCGTGCCGATCCGTGACGTGGTGCCCACCCGGCTCGCCGCCGACCTGCTGCCCAAGGCGGAGGTGGAGCGCGAGCAGCTGGCCTGGATGGTGAACAAGGTCGGCAAGTACCCGTTCGAGAGGTACGGCTCGCTGGTGATCGACGCCGACCTGGGCTTCGCATTGGAGACGCAGACCCTGTCGCTGTACGACACCGGGCTCTTCTCCTACCCGAAGTTCGTGCTCGACCCGATCATGAACCACGAGCTCGCGCACATGTGGTTCGGCGACAGCGTCGCGCCGTACGAGTGGAGCAACGTCTGGCAGAGCGAGGGCCACGCCACCTGGTACGAGCTGACCTACGCCCTGGAGCACGGCCAGTTCGAGGACTACACCGGTTACACCGACCTGGAGTCGTACTTCAAGAACGTCTACAGCAAGGGTGACCAGTACCGGAAGGACTACGGCCCGGTGGCGCACCCGCTGCGCTCCGACTCCATCTGGGACGTCTTCAACCCCAACGTGTACGACGGCGGCGCGCTGGTCCTGTACGCGCTGCGCACGAAGATCGGCGTGAAGAAGTTCGAGTCCCTGGAACGCGCCTGGGTCTCGACGTACCGCGGCAAGTCCGCCTCGACGGACGACTTCATCGCGCTGGCCTCGAAGGTGTCCGGCCAGAACCTGCGCGGGTTCCTGGGCGCCTGGCTCTATGGCACCACGACGCCGCCCATGCCGGGTCACCCGGACTGGACGGTGACCCCGCCGACCGCCGCGTCCGCCAAGGCCTCCGCCAAGGCCTCCGCCCTGGCGAGAACGCTCCGGTAAGAAAGATCAACCGACCATCTGTTCCGCGAAGGCCACCAGCTGCTGCGCCATGGCGTCGTCGGTGACCAGGAACTGAAGGCCGAGCTCCTGCTGGCCGGGGGAGTCGACCACGTTCACCACCCGCGAGGGAACGGTGACCGTGCCGTCGGCGAACCCGGTCAGTTCCGCGTCGATCGAGGTGCCCTCGGCGAACGTGTCCTCGCCGGCGACGATGCAGCGCAGCCCACCGGCACTGAGGTTGATCAGCACGGCCCTGGTCGCGCCCTGTCCGGGCCGGCGCAGGGCGACCTTGCCGGCCGCGGCGATCCGCTCGTGCTCCCGCCGCTCCAGGCGGTCGGCCAGGTCGGTCATCTCGTCGACCCGGCCCAGCGTGGCGGTCATCTGCTCGGCCAGCCGCCCCATCAGCGTGCCCTGGTCGGCGGCGACCGAGCGCAACGAGGTGGCCGCGTCGCCGACCCCGCCGATGCCGTCGATCATCGTGGCGATCGTGTCGGACATCGCGGTGGTGTCCCGCCTCAGGTCGTCGATGGTCCGCAGGATCTGGTCGGTGG
Above is a genomic segment from Actinoplanes ianthinogenes containing:
- a CDS encoding pyruvate formate lyase family protein yields the protein MTTTAWRGFHGTAWRETVDVSAFVHDNVRPYTGDAAFLAGATARTTRIWARLTRMFPEERARGIHDVDAHTPSTITSHAPGYIDRDHELIVGLQTSAPLRRAIMPAGGLRMVQNGLAAYGYSLDSTVRAIYSQYRKTHNDGVFDAYPADVLAARRSHIITGLPDAYGRGRIIGDYRRVALYGVDFLIAERRARKTALDATRSAEDVIRDREELAEQIRALEDLRFMAGRYGFDISGPAATGREAIQWLYFAYLAAIKEQNGAAMSLGRTSTFLDIYLQRDLDEGVLTEERAPSTTWVPPPSRT
- a CDS encoding pyruvate formate lyase family protein, whose translation is MLWSPRLPEGFKRFCAQVSLDTSAIQYENDDLIRPAYSDDTAIACCVSAMRVGKDMQFFGARANLAKALLYAINGGRDEMSGSQITPPFAPITHDVLKYQEVMATFDHVLDWLAETYVDALNVIHYMHDKYAYERIEMALHDYPVHRFLATGIAGLSVAADSLSAIKYAQVKALRDETGLVVDYAVDGEFPAFGNNDDRADEIAVDLVERFMAKIRRQPTYRGAEPSLSVLTITSNVVYGKHTGNTPDGRRAGEPFAPGANPMNGRDRHGLVAAALSVAKLPYRCARDGISLTTTVTPDGLGHSRDERIANLAGVLDGYTDAGGFHLNVNVLDRATLEDAMLHPEDYPQLTIRVSGYAVNFVKLTAEQQRDVISRTFHGAL
- a CDS encoding M1 family metallopeptidase — protein: MSDLIEKRLSGLLAAGATAVVVVAGLAAPAYAGGGAASPGSAGLGDRLYPLLGNGGYDVQDYNLKIRYPQKDPKQQITGDVTITAVATQNLSRFDLDFGGDGVGKVSVNGKPARFSRDGDELIVTPAHHLAKGKRFWVTVSGFTATPIPANADSPAGFVTTPDGTIMAGQPDQSHQLFPSNDHPRDMATYTISMTRPSGWAAVANGVHVGDRTSGTTVTSVYRETKPMASELIQLAVGAFTVHERPAVGGVPIRDVVPTRLAADLLPKAEVEREQLAWMVNKVGKYPFERYGSLVIDADLGFALETQTLSLYDTGLFSYPKFVLDPIMNHELAHMWFGDSVAPYEWSNVWQSEGHATWYELTYALEHGQFEDYTGYTDLESYFKNVYSKGDQYRKDYGPVAHPLRSDSIWDVFNPNVYDGGALVLYALRTKIGVKKFESLERAWVSTYRGKSASTDDFIALASKVSGQNLRGFLGAWLYGTTTPPMPGHPDWTVTPPTAASAKASAKASALARTLR
- the pflA gene encoding pyruvate formate-lyase-activating protein, producing the protein MTTALLTGSLHSFDVSTGVDGPGTRFVAFLAGCPLRCQYCHSPDTWHRRAGQPVTADDVMSEIARYERFVKVAGGGVTISGGEPLEQPGFVREILRRCKAKGLHTALDTSGFLGDRADDELLAATDLVLLDIKSGDPEAYRRVTGTGRMEPTVRFAHRLADRGIPIWVRFVLVPGLTDAEADVAAVAEIAAAVPTVERVEVLPFHRLGIHKYDALRLRFPLAGTPAPSPELLSRVHGQFRAHGLQVF